One segment of Streptomyces sp. YIM 121038 DNA contains the following:
- a CDS encoding type I polyketide synthase: MANEQKLREYLKRVTADLHQTRQRLQDAESVSREPIAIVAMSCRYPGGVAGPEDLWQLVAEGGDAVSPFPDDRGWDADLHDPDPSRPGKSYAREGGFLHEAAEFDPAFFGISPREALAIDPQQRLLLEATWEAFERAGVDPLTVRGSRTGVFVGVMYGDYGNRILSNPRGLEEFEGYLGNGSAGSIASGRVSYTFGLEGPAVTIDTACSSSLVALHLAAQALRQGECSLALAGGVTVMSTPDTFVEFSRQRGLAADGRCKAFAEAADGTGWGEGVGLLLLERLSDAQRNGHKILAVVRGSAVNQDGASSGLTAPNGPAQQRVIRAALANAGLTAADVDAVEAHGTGTTLGDPIEAQALLATYGQDRPEGQPLWLGSVKSNIGHTQAAAGVAGVIKMVMAMREGTLPRTLHVDRPNSLVDWEAGAVELLTDERTWPEADRLRRAGVSSFGVSGTNAHVIVEQAPVEEPAEAVEPVAPVTAVPWLVSGRSEEALRAQAERLHAHVTAHGGLDHVDIGWSLLSSRTAHEHRAVLFGRDRSQFLTGLESLASGGPAAVTGSVVEGRLGVLFTGQGSQRIGMGRELYEAFPVFADALDEVCAHVDPWIERSLQSVMFGADAELLEQTGYAQPALFAVEVALFRLAESFGVRPEIVGGHSIGELAAAYVAGLWSLEDAAQLVAARGRLMQALPEGGAMLAVQAAEADVLPLLSDRVGVAAVNGPAQLVLSGDRAALEGLEQTLREQGRKVKWLKVSHAFHSPLMEPALADFREVAAKLTYQDPTLPVVSNLTGALAEPAELKDPEYWVRHIREAVRFHDGLDALTGFGAATLLELGPDSVLTAMAHDTVTDPAAQAGLVAALRKDRAESDTFLAALAQLHVRGIAVDWTPSYAPVESRRRVELPTYAFQHQTLWLNPLTDGPVEAADPVDAGFWEAVEAEDLRALTGALEVDEETPFRSVLPALTAWRRQRQERSELDRWRYRTAWKPLGRTAPGRLTGTWLVVAGAGAPEETWVDGAVQALEQGGARARVLRVGARDADRATLRELLSHALTDPGEGEGRGEPVAGVLSLLACAPVAAEAPKDGDVPAGVLLTLALVQALGDERVDAPLWVATRGAVSTGASDRTADADAAAVWGLGRVAALELPERWGGLVDLPETADTRAVARLTQVLAAPAAEDQVAVRGSGVFARRLERAPLDAVAAGEWTPEGSVLVTGGTGAIGGHVARWLASQGARHLVLTSRRGADAPGAAELRAELEGLGVEVTIAACDVADREALARLLAEIPESVPLTGVFHTAGVLDDGVLDGLTAERFATVFRPKVQAALNLHELTRDSEHLTAFVLFASLTGTVGAPGQGNYAAANAFLDALAERRRAAGLPAVSLAWGPWAGSGMAADDGSEERMRQAGLPVMDPARATEALRLATAQGGQAALVVADVVWDRFLDGFTAARHSTLFDDLPEVAALRAARPAGPAETAQPDLKRQLAALSRPDAERALLDLVRTHAATVLGHGGVDAVPSDGAFKGLGFDSLTSVEFRNRLGAATGLTLPATLVFDHPSPHAVADYLSGLLVGGDLSAAATEPAPTVRTDDEPIAIVSMSCRFPGGVRGPEDLWRLVADGVDALGEFPAGRGWDTASLYDPDPATPGSTYARHGGFLPDAGEFDADFFGISPREALAMDPQQRLLLETSWELFERAGIDSAALRGSRTGVFAGTNGQDYLDLLKDAPDGTEGYIGTGNAASVVSGRLSYAFGFEGPAMTVDTACSSALVALHLAAQALRQGECDLALAGGVTVMSTPSAFIEFSRQRGLAADGRCKAFADAADGTGWGEGVGLLLLERLSDARRNGHEVLAVVSGSAVNQDGASNGLTAPNGPAQQRVIRAALANAGLKPGDVDAVEAHGTGTALGDPIEAQALLATYGQERPAERPLWLGSIKSNIGHTQAAAGVAGVIKMVMALREGVLPPTLHVDRPSTHVDWASGAVELLTAARAWPERDAEPRRGGVSSFGISGTNAHVIVEQPPLPDPEESAGAAEPVAPITAVPWLVSARSPEALRAQAERLRAHVADREELDPVDVGWSLLSGRAVHEHRAVLFGRERDEFLTGLDSLTSGGPGAVSGAATGGRLGVVFTGQGSQRPGMGRELYEDFVVFADALDEVCAHIDPWIERSLQSVMFGTDADLLERTGYAQPALFAMEVALYRLAESFGVRPEIVGGHSIGELAAAYVAGLWSLEDAAQLVAARGRLMQALPEGGAMLAVQAAEADVLPLLSDRVGVAAVNGPAQLVLSGERVALEGLEQTLREQGRKVKWLKVSHAFHSPLMEPALADFRKVAESLEYREPSLPVVSNLTGELAEPAELKDPEYWVRHIREAVRFHDGLKALQGQGVSTLLELGPDAVLTAMAHDTLTEPAAQAGLVAAVRKDRPEPDTFLAALAQLHVRGIEVDWTLLYAPVESRRRVGLPTYAFQRRTYWPRPTESGVPEAEAGAVDAEFWDVVRREDLDGLAGALDLDQEAPLKSVLPALATWHRRQQERHEVDALRYGVTWTPLAGAAGPDAGTGLHGTWALLVPADAAGHPWRAAAEEALAEAGARVRAVVVGDEAADRTALTRILRETGGPAAVEGVLSLLALDERPYRHPETDTPDPALTRGMAATLALAQAVVDAGTGGRLWVATSGAVSVGAADPLHAAAQSQVWGFGRVVALEHPEVWGGLIDLPEATEANQAVDGPGSVRARLAALLSRAGAGDFTEDQLALRPSGVLVRRLTRAPGGPAGGAGWQPRGTVLVTGGTGALGAHVARWLAGHGAARLVLTSRRGPDAPGAAELRAELEELGAEVTVAACDVADRDAVARLLDAIPADAPLSAVVHAAGVGQDLMIAETGPRDFAAIVTAKTAGAAHLDDLLGDTPLDAFVLFSSIAGVWGSGGQAAYAAANAFLDGLAERRAARGRPVTSIAWGPWAGSGMAGDDEAAAHLRKRGLPVMRPDVAVAALRRALDGPGPQVTVADVDWERFAPAFTVRRPSPLLDDLPEVRRALTAAPDATGGGAAEGDAATALRDRLAAAPPADRERIVLELVRTEVAAVLGHTGTAAVREDRAFKEFGFDSLTAVELRTRLNTATGLSLPSTLVFDHPTPGELARELLAELLPDAAPGDADDAYAVHAADGAADHPADAEVRRALAAVPVARIREAGLLDALLRLAAPDPAAAPATAAPDDDDADASIDAMDVANLIQMALDNSDS; encoded by the coding sequence ATGGCGAACGAGCAGAAACTCCGCGAGTACCTCAAGCGAGTTACCGCGGATCTGCACCAGACCCGGCAGCGTCTACAGGACGCCGAGTCCGTGAGCCGGGAGCCCATCGCCATCGTGGCGATGAGCTGCCGCTACCCCGGCGGCGTAGCCGGCCCGGAAGACCTGTGGCAGCTCGTCGCCGAGGGCGGGGACGCGGTCTCCCCCTTCCCCGACGACCGGGGCTGGGACGCGGACCTGCACGACCCCGACCCCAGCCGCCCCGGCAAGAGCTATGCGCGCGAAGGCGGGTTCCTGCACGAGGCCGCCGAGTTCGACCCGGCGTTCTTCGGCATCTCGCCGCGCGAGGCGCTCGCCATCGATCCGCAGCAGCGGCTCCTCCTCGAAGCGACGTGGGAGGCGTTCGAGCGGGCGGGCGTCGACCCCCTGACGGTGCGCGGCTCCCGCACCGGCGTCTTCGTCGGCGTCATGTACGGCGACTACGGCAACCGCATCCTCAGCAACCCGCGGGGCCTCGAAGAGTTCGAGGGCTACCTCGGCAACGGCAGCGCGGGCAGCATCGCGTCCGGCCGCGTCTCCTACACCTTCGGCCTCGAAGGCCCCGCCGTCACCATCGACACGGCCTGCTCCTCCTCGCTGGTCGCCCTGCACCTCGCGGCGCAGGCGCTGCGCCAGGGCGAGTGCTCCCTCGCGCTCGCGGGCGGCGTGACCGTCATGTCGACGCCGGACACCTTCGTGGAGTTCAGCCGTCAGCGCGGCCTGGCCGCCGACGGCCGCTGCAAGGCGTTCGCGGAGGCGGCGGACGGCACCGGCTGGGGCGAGGGCGTGGGCCTGCTCCTCCTGGAGCGCCTCTCCGACGCCCAGCGCAACGGCCACAAGATCCTTGCCGTCGTACGCGGCTCCGCCGTCAACCAGGACGGCGCCAGCAGCGGCCTGACCGCCCCCAACGGGCCCGCGCAGCAGCGCGTCATCCGCGCGGCCCTCGCCAACGCCGGTCTCACGGCCGCCGACGTGGACGCGGTCGAGGCCCACGGCACCGGTACGACCCTGGGCGACCCGATCGAGGCGCAGGCCCTGCTCGCCACCTACGGCCAGGACCGGCCGGAGGGCCAGCCCCTGTGGCTGGGTTCGGTGAAGTCCAACATCGGCCACACCCAGGCCGCCGCCGGTGTCGCGGGCGTCATCAAGATGGTGATGGCGATGCGTGAGGGGACCCTTCCGCGCACGCTGCACGTCGACCGGCCGAACTCCCTCGTGGACTGGGAAGCCGGAGCCGTCGAACTGCTCACCGACGAGCGGACCTGGCCCGAGGCCGACCGGCTGCGCCGGGCTGGTGTCTCGTCCTTCGGCGTCAGCGGCACCAACGCCCATGTGATCGTGGAGCAGGCACCGGTCGAGGAGCCCGCCGAGGCCGTGGAGCCGGTCGCTCCGGTGACGGCCGTGCCGTGGCTGGTGTCCGGTCGCAGCGAGGAGGCCCTGCGGGCGCAGGCCGAGCGGCTGCACGCACACGTGACCGCGCACGGCGGACTCGACCACGTCGACATCGGCTGGTCCCTCCTGTCGAGCCGCACCGCGCACGAACACCGGGCCGTACTGTTCGGCCGGGACCGGTCGCAGTTCCTGACCGGCCTGGAGTCGCTGGCCTCCGGCGGCCCGGCCGCCGTCACGGGCTCGGTGGTCGAGGGCCGCCTCGGTGTGCTCTTCACCGGTCAGGGCAGCCAGCGGATCGGGATGGGCCGTGAGTTGTACGAGGCGTTCCCGGTGTTCGCGGACGCGCTGGACGAGGTGTGTGCTCATGTTGATCCGTGGATAGAACGTTCGCTCCAGAGCGTGATGTTCGGTGCGGACGCCGAGCTGCTGGAGCAGACCGGCTATGCGCAGCCCGCCCTCTTCGCCGTTGAGGTCGCGCTCTTCCGTCTGGCGGAGTCCTTCGGCGTACGTCCGGAGATCGTGGGCGGCCACTCCATTGGTGAGCTGGCGGCCGCGTATGTGGCCGGGTTGTGGTCTCTGGAGGACGCCGCCCAACTGGTCGCTGCGCGGGGTCGTTTGATGCAGGCCCTGCCCGAGGGCGGTGCGATGCTGGCGGTGCAGGCTGCGGAAGCGGATGTGCTGCCGCTTCTGTCGGACCGTGTGGGTGTGGCCGCCGTGAACGGTCCCGCGCAGCTGGTGCTCTCCGGTGACCGGGCGGCCCTCGAAGGCCTGGAGCAGACCCTGCGTGAGCAGGGCCGGAAGGTGAAGTGGCTGAAGGTCAGCCATGCCTTCCACTCGCCGCTGATGGAGCCCGCCCTCGCGGACTTCCGTGAGGTCGCGGCCAAGCTGACGTACCAGGACCCGACGCTCCCGGTCGTCTCCAACCTCACCGGAGCACTGGCGGAGCCCGCCGAGCTGAAGGACCCGGAGTACTGGGTCCGCCACATCCGCGAAGCGGTGCGCTTCCACGACGGCCTCGACGCCCTCACCGGCTTCGGTGCCGCCACACTGCTTGAACTCGGCCCGGACTCCGTCCTGACCGCGATGGCCCACGACACGGTCACGGACCCGGCCGCGCAGGCGGGCCTGGTCGCCGCCCTGCGTAAGGACCGCGCGGAGTCGGACACGTTCCTGGCCGCGCTCGCGCAGCTGCACGTACGCGGCATCGCCGTCGACTGGACCCCGTCGTACGCCCCGGTCGAGTCCCGGCGCCGCGTCGAGCTGCCGACGTACGCCTTCCAGCACCAGACGCTCTGGCTCAACCCTCTGACGGACGGCCCCGTCGAAGCCGCCGACCCCGTGGACGCGGGCTTCTGGGAGGCCGTGGAGGCCGAGGACCTGCGGGCGCTGACGGGAGCGCTGGAGGTCGACGAGGAGACGCCGTTCCGGTCCGTGCTGCCCGCGCTCACGGCGTGGCGGCGGCAGCGGCAGGAGCGGTCCGAGCTGGACCGCTGGCGCTACCGGACCGCGTGGAAGCCGCTCGGCAGGACGGCACCGGGCCGCCTGACGGGCACCTGGCTCGTGGTCGCCGGTGCCGGAGCGCCCGAGGAGACGTGGGTCGACGGGGCCGTACAGGCCCTGGAACAGGGCGGGGCCCGCGCCCGCGTGCTGCGCGTGGGCGCACGGGACGCCGACCGCGCCACGCTGCGGGAACTGCTCAGCCACGCCCTCACCGACCCCGGCGAGGGCGAAGGGCGGGGCGAGCCGGTCGCCGGGGTGCTGTCCCTGCTGGCCTGCGCGCCCGTGGCGGCCGAGGCGCCGAAGGACGGGGACGTCCCGGCCGGAGTCCTTCTGACGCTCGCCCTCGTCCAGGCCCTGGGCGACGAGCGCGTGGACGCGCCGCTGTGGGTGGCGACGCGGGGCGCGGTCTCCACGGGCGCCTCCGACCGCACGGCCGACGCCGACGCCGCGGCGGTGTGGGGCCTCGGCCGGGTCGCGGCCCTCGAACTCCCCGAGCGCTGGGGCGGTCTCGTCGACCTTCCCGAGACCGCGGACACGCGTGCCGTGGCCCGCCTCACCCAGGTCCTCGCGGCCCCGGCGGCCGAGGACCAAGTGGCCGTGCGCGGCTCCGGGGTGTTCGCCCGCCGACTGGAGCGGGCACCGCTCGACGCCGTCGCGGCGGGGGAGTGGACGCCCGAGGGCAGCGTTCTCGTGACCGGTGGCACGGGTGCCATCGGCGGTCACGTCGCGCGCTGGCTCGCCTCCCAGGGCGCCCGGCACCTCGTCCTGACCAGCCGCCGGGGTGCGGACGCGCCCGGTGCGGCCGAGCTGCGTGCGGAGCTTGAGGGGTTGGGTGTCGAGGTCACGATCGCGGCCTGTGATGTGGCTGATCGGGAGGCGTTGGCGCGGCTTCTCGCGGAGATTCCGGAGAGTGTGCCGCTGACCGGTGTGTTCCATACGGCGGGGGTGCTTGATGACGGTGTTCTGGATGGGCTGACGGCGGAGCGGTTCGCGACGGTCTTCCGGCCGAAGGTCCAGGCGGCCCTGAACCTGCACGAGCTGACGCGTGACAGCGAACACCTCACGGCCTTCGTCCTGTTCGCGTCCCTCACCGGCACGGTGGGCGCGCCCGGCCAGGGCAACTACGCCGCCGCGAACGCCTTCCTCGACGCGCTCGCCGAGCGGCGCCGCGCGGCGGGGCTGCCCGCGGTGTCCCTCGCCTGGGGGCCGTGGGCCGGCAGCGGCATGGCCGCCGACGACGGCTCCGAGGAGCGCATGCGCCAGGCGGGCCTGCCCGTCATGGACCCGGCGCGGGCCACCGAGGCCCTGCGCCTGGCGACCGCCCAGGGCGGACAGGCCGCGCTCGTCGTGGCCGACGTGGTGTGGGACCGGTTCCTCGACGGGTTCACGGCCGCCCGGCACAGCACGCTCTTCGACGACCTGCCGGAGGTGGCCGCCCTGCGCGCGGCCCGCCCCGCCGGGCCCGCCGAGACGGCACAGCCGGACCTGAAGCGCCAGCTGGCCGCCCTGTCGCGCCCCGACGCCGAGCGGGCGCTGCTCGACCTCGTACGGACCCACGCCGCCACGGTGCTCGGGCACGGCGGGGTGGACGCGGTGCCCTCGGACGGCGCGTTCAAGGGGCTCGGGTTCGACTCGCTCACCTCGGTGGAGTTCCGCAACCGCCTGGGCGCCGCGACCGGTCTGACGCTCCCGGCGACCCTCGTCTTCGACCACCCCTCGCCGCACGCCGTCGCCGACTACCTGTCCGGCCTCCTCGTCGGCGGCGACCTCTCCGCCGCCGCCACGGAGCCCGCGCCGACCGTCCGTACGGACGACGAGCCCATCGCCATCGTGTCGATGAGCTGCCGCTTCCCCGGCGGCGTACGCGGCCCCGAAGACCTGTGGCGGCTCGTCGCCGACGGCGTCGACGCACTGGGCGAGTTCCCGGCGGGCCGCGGCTGGGACACGGCGTCCCTGTACGACCCGGACCCGGCCACGCCCGGCTCCACCTACGCCCGGCACGGCGGATTCCTGCCGGACGCGGGCGAGTTCGACGCGGACTTCTTCGGCATCTCGCCGCGCGAGGCCCTCGCCATGGACCCGCAGCAGCGGCTCCTCCTGGAGACCTCCTGGGAGCTGTTCGAGCGGGCGGGCATCGACTCGGCGGCCCTGCGCGGCAGCCGTACCGGTGTCTTCGCGGGCACCAACGGCCAGGACTACCTCGACCTCCTCAAGGACGCGCCCGACGGCACCGAGGGCTACATCGGCACCGGCAACGCCGCGAGCGTCGTCTCCGGCCGCCTGTCGTACGCCTTCGGCTTCGAAGGCCCCGCCATGACCGTCGACACGGCCTGCTCCTCGGCCCTCGTCGCCCTGCACCTGGCGGCGCAGGCCCTGCGCCAGGGCGAGTGCGACCTGGCCCTGGCGGGCGGCGTCACGGTGATGTCCACGCCGAGCGCCTTCATCGAGTTCAGCCGTCAGCGCGGCCTGGCCGCCGACGGCCGCTGCAAGGCGTTCGCGGACGCGGCGGACGGCACCGGCTGGGGCGAAGGCGTGGGCCTGCTCCTCCTGGAGCGGCTCTCGGACGCGCGCCGCAACGGCCACGAGGTCCTCGCCGTCGTCAGCGGTTCCGCAGTGAACCAGGACGGCGCGAGCAACGGCCTCACCGCCCCCAACGGCCCCGCCCAGCAGCGCGTCATCCGCGCCGCCCTGGCGAACGCGGGCCTCAAGCCGGGCGACGTGGACGCCGTCGAGGCCCACGGCACCGGCACGGCCCTCGGCGACCCGATCGAGGCGCAGGCCCTGCTCGCCACGTACGGCCAGGAGCGCCCGGCCGAGCGGCCGCTGTGGCTGGGCTCCATCAAGTCCAACATCGGCCACACCCAGGCCGCCGCGGGTGTCGCGGGTGTCATCAAGATGGTGATGGCCCTGCGGGAGGGCGTCCTGCCGCCGACCCTGCACGTGGACCGGCCGAGCACGCACGTCGACTGGGCTTCGGGCGCCGTCGAACTGCTCACGGCGGCCCGCGCGTGGCCCGAGCGGGACGCGGAGCCGCGCCGGGGAGGCGTGTCCTCGTTCGGCATCAGCGGCACCAACGCCCACGTGATCGTCGAGCAGCCCCCGCTGCCGGACCCCGAGGAGTCCGCGGGGGCGGCGGAGCCGGTCGCGCCGATCACGGCCGTGCCGTGGCTCGTGTCGGCCCGGAGCCCGGAGGCCCTGCGGGCGCAGGCCGAGCGCCTGCGCGCGCACGTCGCCGACCGCGAGGAGCTCGACCCGGTCGACGTGGGCTGGTCGCTCCTGTCGGGGCGTGCCGTGCACGAGCACCGGGCGGTGCTCTTCGGCCGGGAGCGGGACGAGTTCCTGACCGGCCTCGACTCGCTCACGTCCGGCGGCCCGGGCGCGGTGTCCGGTGCCGCGACGGGCGGCCGCCTCGGCGTCGTCTTCACCGGCCAGGGCAGCCAGCGCCCCGGCATGGGCCGCGAACTGTACGAGGACTTCGTCGTCTTCGCGGACGCCCTGGACGAGGTGTGCGCCCATATAGACCCGTGGATAGAACGTTCGCTCCAGAGCGTGATGTTCGGTACCGACGCGGACCTCCTTGAGCGGACGGGCTACGCGCAGCCCGCGCTGTTCGCGATGGAAGTCGCCCTGTACCGGCTGGCCGAGTCCTTCGGCGTACGCCCGGAGATCGTGGGCGGTCACTCGATCGGCGAGCTGGCCGCCGCGTACGTGGCAGGACTGTGGTCGCTCGAGGACGCGGCTCAACTGGTCGCCGCACGGGGACGGTTGATGCAGGCCCTGCCCGAGGGCGGCGCCATGTTGGCGGTGCAGGCTGCGGAAGCGGATGTGCTGCCGCTTCTGTCGGACCGTGTGGGTGTGGCCGCCGTGAACGGCCCCGCTCAGCTGGTGCTCTCCGGCGAGCGCGTGGCCCTCGAAGGCCTGGAGCAGACCCTGCGTGAGCAGGGCCGGAAGGTGAAGTGGCTGAAGGTCTCGCACGCCTTCCACTCGCCCCTGATGGAGCCCGCCCTCGCGGACTTCCGCAAGGTCGCGGAGAGCCTGGAGTACAGGGAGCCGAGCTTGCCGGTCGTCTCCAACCTCACCGGTGAACTGGCTGAGCCCGCCGAGCTGAAGGACCCGGAGTACTGGGTCCGTCACATCCGCGAGGCGGTCCGCTTCCACGACGGTTTGAAGGCTCTCCAGGGGCAGGGTGTCTCGACCCTTCTGGAGCTGGGCCCGGACGCCGTTCTGACGGCCATGGCCCATGACACGCTCACCGAACCCGCCGCGCAGGCGGGCCTGGTCGCGGCCGTCCGCAAGGACCGCCCCGAACCCGACACCTTCCTGGCCGCCCTCGCGCAGCTGCACGTACGCGGCATCGAGGTCGACTGGACGCTGCTGTACGCACCCGTCGAGTCCCGGCGCCGCGTCGGCCTGCCGACGTACGCCTTCCAGCGCCGGACGTACTGGCCGCGGCCGACGGAATCCGGCGTGCCGGAGGCGGAGGCCGGGGCCGTGGACGCCGAGTTCTGGGACGTCGTGCGGCGCGAGGACCTGGACGGGCTCGCCGGGGCGCTTGACCTCGACCAGGAGGCCCCGCTGAAGTCGGTGCTCCCGGCGTTGGCCACCTGGCACCGGCGGCAGCAGGAGCGGCACGAGGTGGACGCCCTGCGGTACGGCGTCACGTGGACGCCGCTCGCCGGTGCGGCCGGGCCGGACGCCGGAACGGGCCTCCACGGCACGTGGGCGCTCCTCGTCCCGGCCGACGCGGCCGGACACCCCTGGCGCGCGGCCGCCGAGGAGGCGCTCGCGGAGGCCGGCGCGCGGGTCAGGGCCGTCGTCGTCGGCGACGAGGCGGCCGACCGTACGGCGCTGACGCGGATCCTGCGCGAGACCGGCGGGCCGGCCGCCGTCGAGGGCGTGCTGTCGCTCCTCGCCCTGGACGAGCGACCGTACCGCCACCCGGAGACCGACACCCCTGACCCCGCTCTGACCCGGGGCATGGCCGCGACCCTCGCGCTCGCGCAGGCGGTCGTGGACGCCGGGACCGGCGGGCGGCTGTGGGTCGCGACGTCCGGCGCGGTGTCCGTCGGAGCCGCCGACCCGCTGCACGCCGCGGCCCAGTCGCAGGTGTGGGGCTTCGGCCGGGTCGTGGCCCTGGAGCACCCGGAGGTGTGGGGCGGCCTCATCGACCTGCCCGAGGCCACCGAGGCCAACCAGGCCGTCGACGGACCGGGTTCCGTGCGGGCCCGCCTCGCCGCGCTCCTCTCCCGGGCGGGCGCCGGGGACTTCACCGAGGACCAGCTCGCTCTCCGCCCGTCCGGCGTCCTCGTACGCCGCCTCACGCGGGCCCCCGGCGGCCCCGCGGGCGGCGCGGGCTGGCAGCCGCGCGGCACCGTGCTCGTCACCGGCGGCACCGGCGCCCTCGGCGCGCACGTGGCCCGGTGGCTCGCGGGCCACGGCGCCGCCCGCCTCGTCCTGACGAGCCGACGCGGCCCCGACGCGCCCGGCGCCGCCGAACTCCGCGCCGAACTGGAGGAGTTGGGGGCCGAGGTCACCGTCGCCGCCTGTGACGTGGCCGACCGGGACGCGGTCGCCCGGCTCCTCGACGCGATCCCCGCGGACGCGCCGCTGAGCGCCGTCGTACACGCGGCGGGCGTGGGACAGGACCTGATGATCGCCGAGACCGGGCCCCGGGACTTCGCCGCCATCGTGACGGCCAAGACCGCGGGCGCGGCACACCTGGACGACCTGCTCGGCGACACGCCGCTGGACGCCTTCGTGCTCTTCTCGTCCATCGCCGGAGTGTGGGGCAGCGGCGGCCAGGCCGCCTACGCCGCCGCCAACGCCTTCCTCGACGGACTCGCCGAGCGGCGCGCGGCCCGCGGGCGGCCCGTGACGTCGATCGCCTGGGGCCCGTGGGCGGGCTCCGGCATGGCCGGGGACGACGAGGCGGCCGCGCACCTGCGCAAGCGGGGCCTGCCCGTCATGCGGCCCGACGTGGCCGTCGCCGCCCTGCGGCGCGCGCTCGACGGGCCGGGGCCGCAGGTGACCGTCGCCGACGTCGACTGGGAGCGGTTCGCCCCGGCCTTCACCGTGCGCCGCCCGAGCCCGCTGCTCGACGACCTGCCGGAGGTGCGCCGCGCGCTCACCGCCGCGCCGGACGCCACCGGTGGCGGGGCCGCCGAGGGCGACGCCGCGACCGCGCTGCGCGACCGGCTCGCCGCCGCGCCGCCCGCCGACCGCGAGCGGATCGTCCTGGAGCTGGTGCGCACCGAGGTCGCCGCCGTCCTCGGACACACCGGCACGGCAGCGGTGCGCGAGGACCGCGCGTTCAAGGAGTTCGGCTTCGACTCGCTGACCGCCGTCGAACTGCGCACCCGGCTGAACACCGCGACCGGACTGAGCCTGCCCAGCACGCTCGTCTTCGACCACCCGACCCCCGGGGAGCTCGCCCGCGAACTCCTCGCCGAACTCCTGCCGGACGCCGCACCCGGCGACGCGGACGACGCCTACGCCGTCCACGCCGCCGACGGCGCGGCGGACCACCCCGCGGACGCCGAAGTCCGCAGGGCCCTGGCGGCCGTCCCGGTCGCCCGCATCCGCGAGGCGGGCCTGCTCGACGCGTTGCTGCGGCTCGCCGCACCGGACCCGGCGGCGGCCCCGGCCACCGCCGCGCCCGATGACGACGACGCGGACGCCTCGATCGACGCCATGGACGTGGCCAACCTGATCCAGATGGCCTTGGACAACAGTGATTCCTGA